One window of Robiginitalea biformata HTCC2501 genomic DNA carries:
- the rfbB gene encoding dTDP-glucose 4,6-dehydratase, which translates to MRKPATEKRTILITGGAGFIGSNFIHYLALERPDWHIVNLDKLTYAGSLDNLDGLNPDFQYDFIQGDITDGGLLNRLHRRYHFDGIVHFAAESHVDNSIASPETFVMSNVMGTFTLLEAARKWWMPKGRSACQGRFLHISTDEVFGELGKTGVFSETSPYRPNSPYSASKAGSDHLVRSYVKTYGMDCITTNCSNNYGPRQHREKFIPTVINTAMTGKEIPIYGDGSNIRDWLFVKDHCEALLGIFEYSDPGEHYLIGANNEQNNLDLARLICQKLDEIVPSLGGKSYTDQIRFVEDRPGHDIRYAVDHSKLTGELGWKPVTTFESGLTETIHWYIGKLNKKL; encoded by the coding sequence ATGAGGAAGCCTGCCACCGAAAAGCGAACAATACTAATTACCGGAGGCGCTGGGTTTATCGGGTCGAACTTTATTCATTACCTGGCTTTAGAGCGGCCGGATTGGCACATAGTAAATCTCGACAAGCTTACGTATGCCGGATCCTTGGACAACCTGGACGGGCTGAATCCGGATTTTCAATACGATTTTATTCAGGGAGATATAACGGATGGGGGGCTGCTTAACCGCCTTCACCGACGTTATCATTTCGATGGGATCGTTCATTTCGCAGCCGAATCTCATGTGGACAATAGCATTGCGTCCCCAGAAACTTTTGTAATGTCCAATGTTATGGGCACCTTCACATTACTCGAGGCCGCCCGTAAATGGTGGATGCCAAAGGGTCGAAGTGCATGTCAGGGACGATTTTTGCATATTTCAACGGATGAAGTTTTTGGCGAGCTTGGCAAAACAGGTGTTTTCTCAGAAACAAGCCCCTATAGACCAAACAGCCCATACAGCGCCTCGAAGGCAGGGTCTGACCACCTGGTCAGGAGCTATGTAAAAACCTACGGGATGGACTGTATTACCACCAATTGCTCGAACAACTACGGCCCCCGTCAGCACCGGGAAAAATTTATTCCCACAGTGATAAACACAGCGATGACAGGGAAGGAAATCCCGATTTACGGTGACGGCTCCAATATCCGGGACTGGTTGTTTGTTAAAGACCATTGCGAAGCGCTTCTTGGCATTTTTGAATACAGCGATCCCGGGGAGCACTACCTGATCGGCGCCAACAATGAACAAAACAATTTGGATCTGGCACGACTTATTTGCCAGAAGCTTGACGAGATCGTACCGTCGCTGGGGGGAAAATCCTATACGGATCAAATTCGGTTTGTTGAAGATCGCCCCGGGCATGATATCCGTTATGCGGTAGATCATTCGAAATTAACCGGCGAGCTTGGATGGAAGCCCGTCACTACTTTTGAGTCGGGTTTAACCGAAACAATTCACTGGTATATCGGGAAATTAAATAAGAAATTATGA
- a CDS encoding DUF6909 family protein, protein METTRAQESTNAIERMYITMRHLFNRGFYKPMGVSGETLRNALLQLRPEIYGSIGEDKTELEGLMYVLERLPEGIEQCRFINLTSDEGYGKSHFKPIIPPKRRRNCYRIDEEQMNIEITRGRSDIYDILTHLTFLFVESDKIGRRVLIDDGPRTIRDWQKLEKAIGKEKLSQAEREVALIHTANILGRSFVDVAEVYDKLATKKNPARFLQIIYWLGKLAIEEITTGEKRTITFSSLLRERLGHHIHGERWANNIKGVLRKEGLLNRPLHIISSNMHSVLNSLFARKALAKTLPGKSPLELYEALSQPGSAKLRELVTSRAVKNGMIPIDDLSGTNIDVQLFDTARLGPDACCYELAAEKEADKPVILVMDYAFGEQAFETIDELLKPYNMDGKLHYMSVDSISIMGKAGILEGDKGDLMIPSAHIFEGTADNYPFRNELCKSDFEGNGLRVFEGTMVTVLGTSLQNKDILSFFHDSTWNVIGLEMEGVHYQKAIQSASRIRKSIREDVKVRYAYYASDNPLKTGHTLASGGLGTTGVKPTYLITDKILKQIFNS, encoded by the coding sequence ATGGAGACAACCCGAGCGCAGGAATCCACCAATGCTATCGAGCGCATGTACATCACCATGCGCCATTTGTTCAACCGGGGCTTCTACAAGCCCATGGGCGTTTCCGGCGAAACGCTGCGGAACGCGCTCCTGCAGTTGCGCCCGGAGATTTACGGGTCCATTGGGGAGGACAAGACGGAACTCGAAGGCCTGATGTACGTCCTGGAACGGCTGCCCGAAGGCATCGAACAGTGCCGCTTCATCAACCTCACCTCGGACGAAGGGTACGGCAAATCCCACTTCAAGCCGATCATCCCCCCAAAGAGGCGCCGGAACTGCTACCGCATTGACGAGGAGCAAATGAATATCGAGATTACCCGGGGGCGTTCCGATATCTATGACATCCTCACCCACCTGACCTTCCTCTTTGTGGAATCGGACAAAATCGGGCGCCGCGTGCTCATTGACGATGGGCCCCGGACCATCCGGGACTGGCAGAAACTCGAAAAGGCGATCGGTAAAGAGAAGCTCTCCCAGGCCGAGCGGGAGGTGGCGCTTATCCATACGGCGAACATCCTGGGACGTTCCTTTGTGGATGTCGCCGAGGTCTACGACAAACTGGCCACCAAGAAGAACCCGGCCCGCTTCCTGCAGATTATCTACTGGCTCGGCAAGCTGGCCATCGAGGAAATCACCACGGGAGAAAAACGAACCATCACCTTCAGCTCGCTCCTACGGGAACGCCTGGGCCACCACATCCACGGGGAGCGGTGGGCCAACAACATCAAGGGGGTGCTTCGGAAAGAAGGTTTACTCAACCGGCCGCTGCACATTATCAGCAGCAATATGCACAGCGTGCTAAACTCGCTTTTTGCCCGGAAGGCCCTGGCTAAAACGCTGCCCGGCAAGTCGCCCCTGGAGCTCTACGAGGCGTTGAGCCAGCCCGGAAGCGCCAAGCTCCGTGAGCTGGTAACCTCCCGGGCGGTCAAAAACGGGATGATACCCATCGACGACCTGTCCGGCACAAACATCGACGTCCAACTCTTCGACACGGCCCGTCTGGGCCCGGATGCCTGCTGCTATGAACTGGCGGCGGAGAAGGAAGCGGACAAGCCGGTGATCCTGGTCATGGACTACGCCTTCGGGGAGCAGGCTTTCGAGACGATCGACGAGTTGCTGAAGCCCTACAACATGGACGGGAAACTCCACTATATGTCGGTGGACTCCATTTCAATCATGGGAAAGGCAGGGATCCTGGAGGGCGACAAAGGCGACCTGATGATCCCATCGGCCCATATCTTTGAAGGCACGGCCGACAACTACCCGTTCCGGAACGAACTTTGCAAATCGGATTTCGAGGGGAACGGCTTGCGCGTTTTCGAAGGCACCATGGTAACCGTCCTGGGGACCTCCCTGCAGAACAAGGACATCCTGAGTTTTTTCCACGATTCCACCTGGAACGTCATCGGCCTGGAGATGGAGGGGGTACACTACCAGAAGGCCATCCAATCGGCTTCCCGCATCCGCAAGAGCATCCGGGAGGACGTGAAGGTGCGGTACGCATACTACGCCTCGGACAATCCGCTCAAGACCGGCCATACCCTGGCCTCCGGGGGGCTGGGCACCACGGGCGTCAAACCCACCTACCTGATTACCGACAAAATATTGAAACAAATTTTTAATTCGTAA
- a CDS encoding GH3 auxin-responsive promoter family protein, whose protein sequence is MSLKALAARIFAATVHYRSRRWVRNPQAAQLKVFRELLRQGRATQFGKDHDFGDINTYEDFASRVPIRDYEELKPWVLPALEGKEDILWPGRPLYFAKTSGTTSGAKYIPITRPSIREQVRASRNAILSYIHRTGRAAFVDGKMIFLQGSPELQEKNGIKVGRLSGISAHFVPGYLQKNRLPSWETNCIEDWETKVDRIVDETVEEDMTVIAGIPSWVQMYFEKLRERTGKDVGELFPNLELFIYGGVNFEPYRGRFEHLLGRRVASIELFPASEGFFAYQDTDGGKGLLLLLDAGIFYEFVRADEFFEPGARRLTIGEVETGVNYAMVISTNAGLWGYNLGDTVQFISLDPYRVIVSGRIKHFISAFGEHVIAKEVEYAMEEALEGSGARVAEFTVAPVIETGGEELPYHEWLVEFEAEPEDMPAFIARLDASLQRQNSYYYDLIAGNILQPLKITRIRAGGFREYMKSVGKLGGQNKVQRLANDRKVADALYPFRK, encoded by the coding sequence ATGTCCCTGAAGGCCCTGGCAGCGCGGATTTTTGCAGCAACTGTCCATTACCGGTCCCGGCGGTGGGTGCGCAACCCCCAGGCTGCCCAACTCAAGGTTTTCCGGGAATTGCTGCGGCAGGGCCGGGCGACCCAATTCGGAAAGGATCACGATTTCGGCGACATCAACACGTATGAGGATTTTGCCTCCCGCGTCCCGATCCGGGATTACGAGGAACTGAAACCCTGGGTGCTGCCCGCCCTGGAAGGGAAGGAAGACATCCTCTGGCCCGGCAGGCCCCTCTATTTTGCCAAGACTTCCGGGACTACTTCCGGGGCCAAGTACATCCCGATTACCCGGCCTTCCATCCGGGAACAGGTACGCGCCTCCCGGAATGCAATCCTGAGCTATATCCACCGGACGGGTCGGGCCGCCTTTGTGGATGGGAAGATGATCTTCCTGCAAGGCAGCCCGGAACTCCAGGAAAAGAACGGCATCAAGGTTGGGAGGTTATCCGGTATCTCGGCCCATTTCGTACCCGGGTACCTGCAGAAAAACCGCCTGCCCAGCTGGGAGACCAATTGCATTGAAGACTGGGAGACCAAGGTAGACCGGATCGTGGATGAAACGGTGGAGGAAGACATGACCGTCATTGCGGGGATCCCTTCCTGGGTGCAGATGTACTTTGAAAAATTGCGGGAGCGCACCGGGAAGGATGTGGGCGAATTGTTCCCCAACCTGGAGTTATTTATTTACGGGGGCGTGAACTTTGAGCCCTACCGGGGCCGGTTTGAACACCTGCTGGGCCGGCGGGTGGCGAGCATTGAACTCTTCCCGGCCAGTGAAGGGTTCTTTGCCTACCAGGATACGGACGGGGGCAAGGGGCTGCTCCTCTTGCTGGACGCGGGGATCTTCTACGAGTTTGTCCGGGCGGACGAATTCTTTGAACCGGGGGCGCGCCGGCTGACCATCGGGGAGGTGGAGACCGGGGTGAACTACGCCATGGTTATCTCCACGAATGCCGGTCTCTGGGGTTATAACCTGGGAGATACCGTTCAGTTTATTTCCCTGGACCCTTACCGGGTAATCGTTTCGGGCCGGATAAAGCATTTTATTTCCGCCTTCGGGGAGCACGTGATTGCCAAGGAGGTGGAATACGCCATGGAAGAGGCCCTGGAGGGATCCGGGGCAAGGGTTGCCGAGTTCACGGTGGCCCCGGTGATCGAAACCGGGGGGGAGGAACTGCCCTACCACGAATGGCTCGTGGAGTTTGAAGCCGAACCGGAGGATATGCCGGCATTTATCGCCAGGCTGGACGCTTCCCTCCAACGGCAAAACAGTTACTACTACGACCTGATTGCCGGGAACATCCTGCAACCCCTGAAGATCACCCGGATCCGCGCCGGCGGATTCCGGGAATATATGAAGTCGGTAGGAAAGCTCGGAGGGCAGAACAAGGTGCAACGGCTTGCCAACGACCGGAAAGTGGCCGACGCCCTGTACCCCTTCCGCAAATAG
- a CDS encoding M23 family metallopeptidase — protein sequence MAKKDKRRKEIRRKLLHKYRLVILNENTFEEKISFKLSRLNVFVSGSLAVIGLIALTTLLIAFTPLREYIPGYSSTALKRQATELTYTTDSLVTVLNYTNRYIDNIRKVLRGDIENNQSNRDSVFEPFKIDPAQVDLSPIREDSVLRAQVALEDKYNLFERPSADGSTLLFAPLTGTVTQGYDPKGRHYAVDVVAPRDTPVKAVANGTVIFSEWTAATGYVVILEHKDGLLSVYKHNGSLAKEQGEVVRSGEVIASVGNTGELTTGPHLHFELWKNGNPVNPLNYIDFN from the coding sequence ATGGCGAAGAAAGATAAACGACGGAAGGAGATCAGGCGCAAACTCTTGCACAAGTATCGGCTGGTTATCCTGAACGAGAACACTTTTGAGGAGAAGATATCCTTTAAACTGAGCCGGCTGAATGTATTTGTATCCGGGTCCCTGGCCGTCATTGGCCTTATTGCGCTGACTACCCTGCTGATTGCCTTCACCCCGCTGCGGGAATATATCCCCGGCTATTCCTCCACCGCCCTGAAACGACAGGCTACCGAGCTTACCTATACCACGGATTCCCTGGTAACCGTTCTCAACTATACCAATAGGTATATTGATAACATCCGCAAAGTCCTCCGGGGGGACATCGAAAATAACCAGAGCAACCGGGACTCCGTTTTCGAGCCTTTTAAAATCGATCCCGCCCAGGTAGACCTGAGCCCGATCCGCGAAGACAGCGTCCTGCGGGCACAGGTGGCCCTAGAGGACAAGTACAATTTGTTCGAACGGCCGAGCGCCGACGGGAGCACCCTGTTGTTTGCCCCCCTTACCGGGACGGTCACCCAGGGGTACGACCCCAAAGGCCGGCACTATGCGGTGGACGTGGTAGCCCCCCGGGACACCCCGGTGAAAGCGGTTGCCAACGGGACGGTCATCTTCTCCGAATGGACGGCCGCCACCGGTTACGTGGTTATCCTGGAGCATAAAGACGGCCTCCTTTCCGTATACAAACACAACGGGTCGCTGGCCAAAGAGCAGGGCGAAGTCGTCCGCTCCGGGGAGGTCATCGCCTCGGTAGGGAACACCGGGGAGCTTACCACGGGCCCGCACCTGCACTTTGAACTCTGGAAAAACGGCAACCCGGTCAACCCGTTGAATTACATCGACTTTAATTGA
- a CDS encoding twin-arginine translocase TatA/TatE family subunit — MNALLLFLAIGPWQIAIIVLVVLLLFGGKKIPELMRGLGSGIKEFKDASREDEKLDEKKD, encoded by the coding sequence ATGAATGCACTTTTATTATTCTTAGCAATTGGGCCCTGGCAGATTGCCATCATCGTCCTGGTGGTATTGTTGTTGTTCGGCGGAAAGAAAATCCCCGAGCTGATGCGCGGATTGGGCAGCGGGATCAAAGAATTCAAGGATGCCTCCCGCGAAGACGAAAAGCTGGACGAAAAGAAAGACTGA
- a CDS encoding OmpA family protein → MKNPLKIWLAAGCLIFASMLPAQESPRAEWAAASPASVGNSPAAADADYEAGLPAERTNIFDEAAFTARASEAGIPVRRFGRPASVSDGFYLIVGVFKEGKNLRRSVRKLKRQGLDAGSFINPENNLNYVYASHYTIPEEALLGATSQLDGNYQGDLWILINGEISPAPELRAPADEFSAGTSPGIAGKESAMGQAGRQAAAETPIQVSTGQGTPQQTNRTVLLQRADRYFDIMWYAEAARLYEQLLDRDENAYSFEIIRKVADAHYFNTDMERAYHWYDILYDRYGDEMSAANLFKYAHALKGNGKYGRARRIMRLYDKVTDAGRSGEAGQNRLLRETVMDNILNREAAYGIRNLDVNSKYSEFGPMFYQEDQIVFASSVDSAFFHTRRYKWNNQPYLDLYVSRLNAEGDNLEHGVKFSKTLNTKYHEAGVAFSPDKQTVYFTRNNYGKRLRRDKNGVNHLKLYRSRKVGDEWTEAEELPFNGESYSTGHPALSPDGKQLYFVSDMPGTIGGTDIFVVDVLGDGTFSEPRNLGPGINTPQKEMFPFITGRKLYFSSNGHVGLGGLDIFQVSFDEEIGFLEVENLGQPINSKKDDFSYIVDEATQKGFFASNRVGGKGDDDLYSFQRLLPEETNENAIAGVVTDLVTGDAIPEALVTLLDANNRKLKEIVTEADGSFVFQDLDSNTRYRILVEKATYSEQQEEVATRDNEQVDVELPMRKLQERIVVEDGVRKLKTGPIYFNFDKHNIRSDAAEELDKLVAVMQEYPSMVIAIESHTDSRGSSVYNRYLSDLRAKSTRAYLIENGIDPSRIQSAKGYGEDRLLNDCDGSVRCTSQQHQLNRRSEFIVVDM, encoded by the coding sequence ATGAAGAACCCGTTAAAAATTTGGTTGGCAGCCGGCTGCCTGATCTTCGCGAGTATGCTGCCGGCCCAGGAATCGCCCCGGGCCGAATGGGCGGCTGCGTCCCCGGCCTCTGTTGGCAACAGCCCGGCTGCTGCCGATGCCGATTATGAAGCGGGCCTTCCGGCGGAGCGTACGAATATTTTTGACGAAGCGGCTTTTACCGCGCGCGCCAGCGAGGCCGGGATCCCCGTGCGTCGCTTTGGCCGGCCAGCCTCCGTATCCGACGGCTTTTATCTGATTGTCGGGGTGTTCAAGGAGGGCAAAAACCTCCGGCGTTCGGTGAGGAAACTAAAGCGCCAGGGCCTGGATGCGGGCAGCTTCATCAACCCGGAAAACAACCTGAACTACGTCTACGCCTCCCACTATACAATCCCGGAAGAAGCGCTCCTGGGGGCTACCAGCCAACTGGATGGAAACTATCAGGGAGACTTGTGGATCCTGATCAACGGGGAAATTTCCCCGGCACCGGAACTCCGGGCGCCCGCCGACGAGTTCTCGGCAGGCACCAGCCCCGGGATTGCAGGAAAGGAATCCGCAATGGGGCAAGCCGGCCGGCAAGCCGCGGCAGAAACGCCCATACAGGTATCAACCGGGCAGGGAACCCCCCAGCAGACCAACCGAACCGTATTGTTGCAGCGGGCAGACCGTTATTTCGATATCATGTGGTATGCGGAGGCGGCCCGCCTGTACGAGCAGTTGCTCGACCGGGACGAGAATGCCTACTCTTTTGAGATTATTCGCAAAGTGGCGGACGCCCATTATTTCAATACGGATATGGAGCGCGCCTACCACTGGTACGACATCCTCTACGACCGGTACGGGGACGAGATGAGCGCCGCCAACCTCTTTAAGTACGCACACGCCCTGAAGGGCAACGGCAAATACGGCCGGGCCCGTCGGATTATGCGGCTGTACGACAAGGTGACGGACGCAGGCAGGTCGGGGGAGGCAGGCCAGAACCGGTTGCTGCGCGAAACGGTAATGGACAATATCCTGAACCGGGAGGCCGCATACGGCATCCGGAACCTGGATGTCAATTCGAAGTACTCGGAATTCGGGCCGATGTTCTACCAGGAAGACCAAATCGTATTTGCGTCGTCCGTGGATTCCGCGTTCTTTCATACCAGAAGGTATAAATGGAACAACCAGCCCTACCTGGACCTCTATGTTTCCCGCTTGAATGCGGAGGGGGACAACCTGGAACACGGGGTGAAGTTTTCAAAAACCCTGAATACAAAATACCACGAGGCCGGAGTGGCCTTTTCCCCGGACAAACAAACGGTATATTTTACCCGAAACAATTACGGGAAAAGGCTCCGCCGGGACAAGAACGGCGTAAACCACCTGAAACTCTACCGCTCCCGGAAGGTCGGGGATGAGTGGACGGAGGCCGAGGAACTCCCTTTCAACGGGGAGAGCTATTCCACCGGCCACCCGGCCCTGAGCCCGGACGGGAAGCAGCTGTATTTTGTTTCCGACATGCCGGGTACCATCGGGGGAACGGATATTTTTGTGGTAGACGTCCTCGGGGACGGGACATTCTCGGAACCCCGGAACCTGGGGCCGGGTATCAACACCCCTCAAAAGGAAATGTTCCCGTTTATCACCGGGCGGAAACTCTACTTCTCCTCCAACGGCCACGTTGGCCTGGGAGGCCTGGACATTTTTCAGGTTTCCTTCGACGAGGAAATCGGGTTCCTGGAGGTGGAAAACCTCGGGCAACCCATCAACAGTAAAAAGGACGATTTCTCCTATATCGTGGACGAGGCCACCCAAAAGGGGTTTTTTGCCTCCAACCGGGTGGGTGGCAAAGGGGATGACGACCTGTATTCCTTCCAGCGCCTGTTGCCGGAGGAAACCAACGAGAACGCCATTGCCGGCGTGGTGACGGACCTTGTAACCGGGGATGCGATTCCCGAAGCCCTGGTCACCCTCCTGGATGCGAATAACCGGAAACTTAAGGAAATTGTCACGGAGGCCGATGGAAGTTTTGTCTTCCAGGACCTGGACAGCAATACGCGCTACCGAATCCTGGTGGAAAAAGCAACGTATTCCGAGCAACAGGAAGAGGTCGCCACCCGGGACAACGAGCAGGTAGACGTGGAACTGCCCATGAGGAAACTCCAGGAACGGATCGTCGTGGAGGACGGGGTCCGCAAACTCAAGACCGGACCGATCTACTTTAATTTCGACAAACACAACATCCGCTCCGATGCCGCCGAAGAACTCGACAAGCTCGTTGCCGTGATGCAGGAATACCCGAGTATGGTGATTGCCATCGAATCCCATACAGATTCCCGGGGAAGCAGCGTTTACAACCGCTACCTCTCCGATCTCAGGGCCAAGTCCACGCGCGCCTACCTGATCGAGAACGGCATCGACCCGTCACGGATCCAGAGCGCCAAGGGGTACGGAGAAGACCGGTTGCTGAACGATTGCGACGGTAGCGTCCGTTGTACCTCCCAACAGCACCAGCTCAACCGCCGGTCCGAATTCATCGTCGTGGACATGTAG
- a CDS encoding DUF6747 family protein has translation MKTITLIAEIYREAFQAIGSFVVRNLYRILFWFCFACYLIALYAFIYRVATGFAFD, from the coding sequence ATGAAAACCATCACGCTTATCGCCGAAATCTACCGGGAGGCCTTCCAGGCTATCGGGTCCTTCGTGGTCCGCAATCTCTACAGGATCCTGTTCTGGTTCTGTTTTGCCTGCTATCTGATTGCCCTTTACGCTTTCATCTACCGGGTCGCCACGGGCTTTGCCTTTGATTGA
- a CDS encoding DUF6747 family protein: MEKLLLLKEIYLEAFRNWTNLILQRYFKAFSWFCFALWIVTMYAFIFRVSTGYAFD; the protein is encoded by the coding sequence ATGGAAAAATTATTACTCCTTAAAGAAATTTACCTGGAAGCATTTCGCAACTGGACCAACCTGATCCTGCAGCGCTATTTCAAGGCCTTTTCCTGGTTTTGTTTTGCGCTCTGGATAGTGACCATGTACGCCTTTATTTTCCGGGTTTCCACCGGATACGCGTTTGACTGA
- a CDS encoding DUF4837 family protein, protein MRKLVILIACAAVFSACDDTPKKKYKPGSIGALNTVAVVMPNAMWEGAVGDKVREHFAAPLIGLTWDEPRFNLEHMPPSVFTGTTRHRRSVLYVSRDSVTGAQVQSDLYASPQMVGVVKGTSDSAIMAAIETHAGQIIDSIRTMEMEEAQERFRRSLSKETIFQDKFGVTLRLPSIYKVGKQEENFVWIDREIQKGSMNIIAYEMPGDSFDNDSTFVRDIVRMRDSIGKLYIPGPDVPGKVTYMGTEKAFAPSVFPAEVGGKPAAEVRGIWEIVNYPMAGPFLTYIINDPENNRKLVLEGFTFAPATNKRDYMFELEAILRTVRFGNSPADSAPAAK, encoded by the coding sequence ATGAGAAAACTAGTTATCCTGATCGCATGTGCAGCCGTTTTTTCGGCCTGTGACGATACCCCGAAGAAAAAATACAAACCGGGCTCCATCGGCGCCCTGAACACGGTGGCAGTGGTCATGCCGAACGCCATGTGGGAAGGCGCGGTCGGGGATAAGGTCCGCGAACATTTTGCCGCCCCCCTGATCGGTCTGACCTGGGACGAACCCCGCTTTAACCTGGAACACATGCCGCCCTCTGTTTTCACGGGGACCACACGCCACCGGAGGTCCGTACTTTACGTTTCTAGGGACAGCGTGACGGGGGCCCAGGTGCAGAGCGACCTCTACGCCTCCCCCCAGATGGTCGGGGTGGTCAAGGGGACTTCGGATTCCGCGATTATGGCCGCAATCGAAACCCATGCGGGCCAGATAATCGACAGCATCCGCACCATGGAGATGGAAGAGGCCCAGGAGCGTTTCCGCCGCTCGCTCAGCAAGGAGACTATCTTCCAGGACAAGTTTGGCGTCACCCTGCGCCTGCCGTCCATCTACAAGGTGGGGAAACAAGAGGAAAACTTTGTCTGGATCGACCGGGAAATCCAGAAGGGAAGCATGAATATCATTGCCTACGAAATGCCGGGCGACAGTTTTGACAACGACAGTACGTTTGTACGCGATATCGTCCGAATGCGCGATTCCATCGGAAAGCTGTACATCCCGGGCCCGGACGTTCCCGGGAAGGTAACTTATATGGGTACCGAAAAGGCCTTTGCCCCGTCTGTATTTCCGGCAGAAGTCGGGGGGAAGCCGGCAGCCGAGGTACGCGGGATCTGGGAAATCGTCAATTACCCGATGGCGGGCCCGTTCCTGACCTACATCATCAACGACCCGGAGAACAACCGCAAACTGGTCCTGGAGGGATTTACCTTTGCCCCTGCCACCAACAAGCGGGACTATATGTTTGAGCTGGAGGCCATCCTTCGGACGGTCCGTTTCGGCAATTCCCCCGCGGATTCCGCCCCGGCGGCGAAGTAG
- a CDS encoding LysM peptidoglycan-binding domain-containing protein: MKKLFVVCALALFGTAFGQGDSTAVTRPADTLKPRPVAARVAGLADVAEVAFSATDSARMRDHELAARYDSLWMGELRQAAERFPEMYEEVRLAALENAPDSIPSFDTEEFKDRLERLNQKTPFNIVYSTSLESVVKTFLTRKRDLMERMLTASQFYFPMFEEALDRHDLPLEIKYLAIVESALNPKARSRVGATGLWQFMYSTGRMYDLDVSSYVDERNDPIESTEAAAQYLKRLHGIFGDWDLALAAYNSGPGNVNKAIRRSGGYTNYWNLRNFLPRETAGYVPAFFAAMYIFEYAAEHGLGFTPAERPYFETDTVWVRATLTFDQIARVTGVDKEEIAMLNPAFKLGIIPKIDGKNYVLRLPRRAIGTFVANEEAVYALAREELKKKENALPQLVEAEDRIRYRVRSGDYLGKIAERYGVGISQIKRWNGLRSNDLRIGQRLTIYPRKPVTTPKAQASGSGAEVAGNTGEGPRVHVVREGDSLWTISRKYPGISIENLREWNGIRGNNLQPGTRLKLCNCSS, encoded by the coding sequence ATGAAAAAGCTATTTGTCGTATGCGCTCTGGCCCTGTTTGGCACGGCCTTCGGGCAGGGCGATTCCACGGCCGTTACCCGGCCCGCGGATACCTTGAAACCTCGTCCGGTGGCCGCCCGGGTTGCCGGTCTGGCAGATGTGGCGGAAGTGGCATTTTCGGCCACGGATTCCGCCCGTATGCGCGACCACGAACTCGCCGCCCGTTATGACAGCCTCTGGATGGGCGAACTCCGGCAGGCTGCCGAACGCTTTCCCGAGATGTATGAGGAAGTCCGGTTGGCTGCTTTGGAAAACGCCCCCGACAGCATCCCCTCCTTCGACACGGAGGAGTTCAAGGACCGCCTGGAACGACTCAACCAGAAGACCCCGTTTAACATCGTTTACAGCACCTCCCTGGAGAGCGTGGTGAAAACCTTCCTGACCCGGAAACGGGACCTGATGGAACGCATGTTGACGGCCAGCCAGTTTTACTTCCCGATGTTTGAGGAGGCCCTGGACCGGCACGACCTGCCGCTGGAGATCAAGTACCTGGCCATCGTGGAATCGGCCCTGAACCCGAAAGCGCGTTCGCGCGTGGGCGCCACCGGGCTCTGGCAGTTTATGTACAGTACCGGCCGTATGTACGACCTGGATGTGAGCAGCTATGTAGACGAACGCAACGACCCGATCGAATCTACGGAGGCAGCCGCCCAGTACCTGAAGCGGCTCCACGGTATTTTCGGGGACTGGGACCTGGCCCTGGCCGCCTACAATTCCGGCCCCGGGAACGTCAATAAAGCCATCCGGCGATCCGGGGGCTATACGAATTACTGGAACCTGCGGAATTTCCTGCCGCGGGAGACAGCCGGATACGTGCCCGCCTTCTTTGCGGCCATGTATATTTTTGAATACGCCGCCGAACACGGCCTGGGCTTTACCCCGGCAGAACGGCCTTATTTTGAAACGGATACCGTTTGGGTGCGGGCCACGCTTACCTTCGACCAGATTGCGCGAGTAACCGGGGTGGACAAAGAGGAAATCGCCATGCTCAACCCGGCCTTCAAATTGGGGATCATCCCGAAAATCGACGGGAAGAATTACGTGCTCCGGCTCCCCCGCAGGGCCATCGGCACCTTTGTCGCAAACGAAGAGGCCGTATATGCCCTGGCCCGGGAAGAACTCAAAAAGAAGGAAAATGCCCTGCCGCAACTGGTGGAAGCCGAAGACCGGATCCGCTACCGGGTGCGCAGCGGGGACTACCTCGGAAAGATCGCCGAACGCTACGGGGTCGGCATCAGCCAGATTAAGCGCTGGAACGGCCTGCGGAGCAACGACCTTCGGATTGGCCAGCGGCTGACCATCTATCCCAGAAAACCGGTGACCACCCCAAAGGCCCAGGCCTCCGGATCCGGGGCTGAGGTGGCGGGTAATACCGGGGAGGGTCCCCGTGTCCACGTGGTTCGCGAAGGGGATTCGCTCTGGACGATTTCCCGGAAGTACCCGGGGATCAGCATTGAAAACCTGCGGGAGTGGAACGGGATTCGCGGGAACAACCTGCAGCCCGGGACCCGGTTGAAACTCTGTAATTGCTCCTCCTGA